The genomic interval GACTTCTTAAGGCGTCTGTCGCTTGCGGCCTTCGTCGCTGGTGACTATCACGCAGCGGCGCAATGGGGGCTGGAACTGAGAAACTCTTCACTTCAGCCGATCCGCTATTTCAGAACAGATCTGTCAGCGCTGATCTTGCTTAACGATGTGGAGGCTGTCCGTGAACGGCTTAAGCTTTGCAAGCCGGTACCCGTGCGCAATCTGGGTGTTGCGCTTAGAGAAGCGGCTCTTGTGCTTGATCTCAGGGCGGAGCAGGGGGAAGCGGTCGACTATTCCTTTCTGGAAGCTTTCTTTGCGCTTGCGTCCAATTTTTCCGAGCTTTGGGAAATAAAGCAGAGCATCGTCACAGGATTGCCGGAATCGCCAAAACTGACCGCCATGATTTGGGACCGATTGCGTGATCAAATCTCTCCAGACGAGATTGATCCCAATGCCTTTCCATCTGGAGAAGGGCCCTCTTGCCCCATTGGTCCAAGCCTTTATCTGGTGGCTGACTGGCTGGGTGTGCCAAATGATGAACGTCCGGACTGGCTTGCGCGTGTCGCATCGGCGCAGGAGGCCAACAACAAGCTTGCCGCGGCTATTTTGGGCGTGCCTGCCTATCGGGAACATCTGGCCCGCAGCTTGCCGTCAGTGGACTGGAGTGCAGTGAAACAAAGCCTGTCTGATGGACATCCCGTCATCCTGACCTCAAGCCATGCAAGCTTCAGATTTGCCATGCCGTTGGAATTTCACCGCAGTGGTATTGATGTGCGCATCATCGCCTCCAAGCATGCTTTCGCAACCGTGCCGGAATATGTTGATATGCATTATGCATCGCTGGATGCGCGTCCGGTCAACCTTATGGCGCGCAGGCTGATAGAAGTCCTCAAAGGGGGCGGGTGTACGTTTGTCACCGCAGATGGTCAGTCTGGTGCACAAACAAAATCCTTCCCGGAATTCGGGGTTGACGCCAGATTGCCTGCGGGGGCTTTTGCCCTTGCCCTGCGCTATGATGCACATGTCTACTGGATGGATACCAACTGGCAGGATGGTCAGCTGTCTACCCGCTTGGAACGCCTGATGCTCCCTGAAGGCATCACTGATAAAGGGGCTCTGAGCGATGTGTGGCAGCGAGAGACATTAAAGCGCGTGCGTGCCACTTGGGCCAGCGATGTGCGCAATATCCATATGAACCAAGTGATTGTTCGGGTCTACTGAAGCGCAATCATCAATAGCGGCAAGAGCTGAGATGCCTCGCAATCCATATTGCGGGGCATTTTTGTCTTTGCTCAATGTCTTCAACGTCGGTTTGTGTGCTGCTTTTCGCACCGTTTTCACATTGTGCAGGTAATGTGAAGGTGCTTACTATCCGCAGAATTCTGCGCTTTCCTATCTGCCTTTTGCGTGAATCGGATAGCTTAAAATTTAGATATGCATTTAGGGCATACCAAGATTGAGCAATTGGATCTTTTCTAATCGGATGAAAAGGATCATATTCATTCCCGTAAGAACAAGAAAAAATACACCGAACAGAAACAAAAAGGAAAATATCATGAACTTCTTTAACCGTGCATTTGAAAGAGTTGTCGCAGCGCGTGAAGAACAGGCTCAGCGTTTTGTAGACGAATTCATCTCTGACCGTGGTCTTGATGCTATGATCGACATGTCGAACGATCCTCGTAGCTAATAGCTGCGAAGCTTCTCTTCTGATTATCTTGTTTTTTACTTGATTTCAGAAAGAGGCGACCCGACGGGCGGAGCAAAACCGTCAAAAATTCAGCTCCAAAAAAACAAGCGGGTCTCAAGCCCGCTTTTTTCGTTTTGTGCATATGCTCATTGCATCTGAGGGGTGCTTGCAGCACTAGTGCAGAATCTGAGCCAGAAATTCCTTGGCCCGCTCATGCTGCGGATTGGTAAAGAAGTCGTCCGGCTTCGCGATTTCCAGAATGCTTCCCTGATCCATGAACACGACCTTGTTGGCCACCTTGCGGGCGAAGTTCATTTCGTGGGTCACGCAGATCATGGTGCTGCCCTCGCGGGCGAGTTCAACCATGGTCTCCAGAACCTCGCGCACCATTTCAGGGTCCAGCGCCGAGGTCGGCTCATCGAACAGCATCACTTCAGGGCTCATGCACAGAGCTCTGGCAATGGCCACACGCTGCTGCTGCCCACCGGAGAGCTGAGCTGGATATTTGCCTGCCTGCTCGGGAATATGAACGCGGGCAAGAAAGCGCTCTGCGACCTTTCTGGCATCTTCCTTCGATGTCTTCTTGACGCGCATCTGCGCAATCATGCAATTCTCGAGTACCGTCATATGTGGGAACAGATTGAAACTCTGAAAGACCATGCCGGTTTTCCGGCGCACCATGTCAATTTCCCGCCGCTTGCCGGTCAATTGAACGCCAGCCACTTCCAACTCGCCCTTCTGATGATTTTCAAGGGCATTGAGACAGCGGATCAGCGTCGACTTGCCCGATCCGGACGGCCCACAAAGCACCACCGTTTCCCCTCTTGCGACGGTCAGGTCGATATCTTTCAGCGCATGAAAGACACCAAAAAACTTGTTCATCTTGTTGGCGCGGATGATCGGGGTTGCTTCTTGTTGTGAGCTCGTCATTGTTTCCACCTTCGAGAAAAGGTCTTTAACACAGGAATGGTCTTGTTTTATCCGGGTTCGTCTATTGATCCCGAAGGCCCTGACGATGCGGGGCCTTCGGCAGGTCTGCTGCTTAAAAGAGCCTCAGAAGCGTGGCAATTCTTCGTTTACAACGCCGAGCCATTCTTTCTGGGCAGCCTGCAATTCACCCGAGTTCCACAGCATCAAGAGGTCGGTGTTGAGCCATTGGCGCAGATTGAACTCGCCATGACGCACCCCGATTGCCATTGGTGACTGGCGAACGGCAAATTTGCGGTCGAATTTATCGGTATGCTTGCTGATGGCGATGGCGGCTGCAACGCCCGAAACAATGGCGTCCACTTTGCCCGTGAAGAGTGCCTGGTTGGTGGCGGCATCGTCTTCAAAGCGTTGAATGATCGTGCCTTCTACAGCCCGTTCGGTGATCAGGGTATCATTCGTCGTGGAGCGGGTAACGCCAACGCGTTTGCCTACGAGATCCTTGAGGCTTTCCATGTCAGACTGGGCCGGAGCCAGAATCATCTGTTCGTCAACATAGATTGAATTGGTATACATGACGGTCTTGGCGCGTTCGGCAGTTACTCCGAAGGACGAAATCAGAATGTCGACCTTGCCGCTTGTCAGGTTCGGAATGCGGGCCTGTGATACCTGATCAACGATTTCCAGCTCCACCCCCATGTCGCGTGAAATCAGTTTGGCCATGGCGACGTCAAAACCGGCCGGCTTCATGTTTGCGTCGGTCATGCCATAGGGGGGCGTCGAGAGCGAAATGCCGACAATCAGCTTGCCGCGCTGAATGATTTTCTGCAGGGATTCGTCGGTTGTTTGAGCCAACCCGGCGGTGCAAAGCAGCGCGGTGGCGACCACACTTGCCATTGCGGTTTTCAGTAATTTGATCATCTTTAAACTCCTCCTACGATAATCAAGATTTATGAAGTCTTTTTTCGAGCCTGCGACTGAAGATCGTCAGCGGAAAACACACGAGAAAATAAAATAGGGCCGCCAGAAGATAGACTTGCAGCGGCTTGAAGGTCGCGTTGCTGACAATCTGGGACGTGCGCGTCAGTTCGGTGATGCTCACAACAGAAGCGAGCGATGTATTCTTGATGAGCATCACGAAAAAGCCGACCGTTGGCGGGGTCGCAATCTTCACCGCCTGCGGAATGATGATGAAGCGCATGGAATCAACGCGACTGAGCCCGAGTGCGTGCGATCCTTCGCTTTGCCCCATGGGCACGGAATTGATGGAGCCACGCCAGATCTCTCCCAGAAAGGCCGCGGCATAAAAGGAAAAGGCTATTGAAATGGCCACCAGTGGCGGCACGTCAACGCCGACATAGTTGGCGCCGAAATAGGCGATGAACAGTGTGACCAGCAGGGGCGTGCCCTGCACCACGAAGATGTAGAGCTTGGCGATGCGCCGCGCCAACTTGTTGCGCGAAACCGCCATCAGCGCCAGAATAGACCCGGCGATCGAGCCGCCGGTAAGGGCGATCAGGGCAAGGCCAATCGTCCAGAGAAGGCCATTGAGCATGTAATAGACATGCGCCATGGTAAAGTCTTGAAACATCATGACAGTGCCCTCATCCTCTAAGAAACTTGAAGGGAAAGACCTTGCGTTCCAGCAGGGTCAGACCGCCCTTGAGCAAGGCCACAAGCCCCACATACATGGCTGCAATCACCAGATAGACCTCCATATTGCGCAAGGTCATGCCCTGAATGTCGTTGCCGATGCCCGTCAATTCGGGAACGGATATGGCAGAGACGACACTGGAAGACAGCAAAAGCAGAATGAACTGGGACACCATCGACGGGAACACCGCAGCAAGCGCAGGCTTGATGATGATGTAGCGGAAGATATCAAGAGGCGACATCCCCAGAGACCGCCCCGCTTCCACCTGACCTCTGTCGATAGACTGGATACCCGCACGGATGATTTCGGACGTGTAGGCTCCGCCATAAAAGGTCATGGCCAACACCGCCGAAGGCAGGGGCTCCAAGCTCAACCCGATGGCGGGTAGGCCGAAATAGATAACGAAAAGCTGGACGATGAACGGCGTATTCCGAATGGCCTCGATATAGGCCACCGCAATGAAACGCACCACGCGAAACGAACTGAGCTGCATGACAGCGACCAGCGTGGCCACGACCAGTGCAAAGAGCATTGCGACGAGCGAGATCTGCATCGTCAGGATTGCGCCCGATATGAGCAGATCCATGCGAGAGAAGACGCCGCCAAAGTCCAGATAATTCATTCTATTCACTCCAAATCCATCTTAGAAACCGGCAGCCAGCTTCTTGGAGTAGTCAGGCGCAAAGCTTTCCCCAGTCGGGGTCATTTCCACCGAGCCATGCCATGGTGCGGCCTCTGTCCATGGGGTTGCCATGTCATCGGTCATGGCGTTGAGCTGATCCATCAGGGCAGGGGCGGTTTCCGACAATTCCTTTTCCATCGTGGCGATGTCGGGGAAATTGGAGAAAGGCTGAAGCCAGATGGCCCGTCCTGCGAGATAGCCACTGGCGCCGGCCCTGTAGGCATAGGTCAGCAGGCGGACAAAGTCTTCAGGCGTCGAGCCAGCGCTGAGCAGCACCCATGGGCGGCCGAGATCCTTGGCCATATCATCGAAACGGGCCTGAATGGCCCCCGCTTGCGGACCGTCCGGGTCTGGCACATTGGTGGTTTCGGTCGGCGGTTCAAGCTTGAACACATCGACACCATCAGGGTCCATAATGTCCTTGTCTGCCAGTGAGCCCCTGACCAGCTCCAGCCGACGGGCCAGAAATTCTTCCTGTGTTTCGGACGGGAAGGGATAAACCAGATATTCCAGAATGAAGGGGATGTCATTTTCACGGCAGGCTTTTTTGATACCGTTGAGATAATTGAGCTGGTGCAGCTTGACCCCTTCATCGGCATCGGGGCGATACCACAGATTGACCTTGACGCCATCGCCGCCAATGGTGCGGATTACATCTGGCCCCCAGCCGGGAACGCTGGATGATTTGCGGCCGGTTTCGGTGGTTTCCCATGTTGCCCATTCAGTACCGATCAAAAGGCCCCGGTGGGCTGGTATCTGGGCAATCGTCGGGGCGTAACCCAGTGGAGGATCTACCAGCACCGCCGAAGCCTTGGGGGCCAGATAGCGACCGAGCATCGACTTGACAGCAGCGACATCCTTGAACGGCGCCTTGTCTGTCTTCCTGATTTCCTTGATCGGATTGACGATCGGACCGGTCTGGTCCATGGCCAGCATCTTGAAGCGGCCATTATCGTCCGCCAAGCGGCGCATTCTCCAATATTTACCAGGGGTAATGTTCATGCGTTTCCTCCATTTATCAAAGTCTCGACCTGCTGTCGGTCGGGAATGCTCTCCCAGCCGCTGCCACAAGCGCATTTGAGCGCTGCAGCGGCGCTTGCAAAGCGCGCGGCCTCCTCAATTGTCATTTTCTCGGAAAGTCCGAGGGTGAAGGCGCCATGGAAAATGTCGCCAGCCCCGTTGGTGTCTATCGGGTCCACCTTGAAGGCGGGCACATGGTGGATCTGCCCATCTTCACACCAGAAGAAGCCCCGCTCACCATCGGTTACAGAAACGACGCCTCGGCACATGCCGTCCGCCTTCCTCAAGGCGTCGGACAGGTCGCTATGGTCGGTCAGGCGTCTCAGGCACGCAGCGGAAAAGACCAGATGCTCGGGCAGGTCCAGCAAATTATGCACGGCATTCATGTCGCCCACATCGGCATCCAGAACAGATACGATGCCTTGCCGGTTGGCCGCTTCAAAAAGGGCCGCCGCCCCCTGCCACCAGCTATAGTCTGCCAGGACGCCGGACAATCCGGATACATCCTCAAGCGGCAGCCAGTCTGCCTCATCACCCAGATTGCGGCCAATAAAACCAAGGGCGGTGCGTTCGCCTCCCTGATCGACCAATATGGTGCCCATCGGGCTGCGTCCGCCTTTGACACGAGCCACGCCATGGGTCTTGACGCCGCACTGGGATAAGCGTTCGACGATCCGGTCGCCGACTTCATCCACGCCCAGCCGTCCCCAATAGGATACTTCCGCGCCCAGCTTGGAAGCTGCACAAGCGGCTGTCGCTGCGATGCCGCCACCTGTCATCTTTACATCCATGACGCGCATCTTGGTTGGCTTGTCAGGGATTTCCGGCAAATAGAGGATCGTATCCAGAAACGCGTTGCCGAGTGTCACAATGCGTGTCGATCCGGTCTTTTCCAATTCCATCAAAGGCGCAGATTCGTGAGCTTCCATTGGTCTTCCCTTATTGAAAAGCGATGGCCTCACCTCAGGTTCAAATGCGGCGAGTGTCATGCTTAACGGTGTGGGAAGGGTAAAATTGACCCGACTTGTTGTCAATAAAATTTACATGTAACTTGTAATTATATTTTACATGAAAGAGGGTGGGTGACTTTTTTGGGTAGGACGGTGCAGCAAGTGTTCAGAGCAACTGACGGTAACTGCAAGGGATTTCGCTATGGCTCTATCTCGGGTAAATGAAAGGCAAGCCTGTGGACGAATGACCCGGGGCTGATCAAACCAAAAAGGGCCGGAAAATTCTGCTCTTCATTGGTATTAAGTAGATTGCGCTAAGGCAGCGTGGAAACTGACTAACATGCTCATGAAGGTATGAAATCAAGTGATCTGTAGCTTTCCGATTGGAGAAAAGGCATTGCTCGTTGGGAGATTTTAACCCCAGCGCTCAAAGTGCTGTGCTTCGCAGGAAAGGGGGAAATGGACATGCCTTGTAAAATAATTTATCAAGATGACCTCTTCGCTCTGGCTTGTTTGATTGTTTCCAATTACAAAGAGAGCGAGTTGTTATTAAGATCTTGAACCGAGTGGAAACCGCAAAGCTTGGATATGGCAAAAATACCGGTAATGCCTGCGCGCAAACAGAAACTGTCCGATACGATCTATGCTCATATTCTCTCGCAGATTACTGCCGGGGAATATTCGTCGGGAGACAAGCTGCCTTCCGAAGCGGAGCTTTCTTCGACCTTCC from uncultured Cohaesibacter sp. carries:
- a CDS encoding amino acid ABC transporter ATP-binding protein, translated to MTSSQQEATPIIRANKMNKFFGVFHALKDIDLTVARGETVVLCGPSGSGKSTLIRCLNALENHQKGELEVAGVQLTGKRREIDMVRRKTGMVFQSFNLFPHMTVLENCMIAQMRVKKTSKEDARKVAERFLARVHIPEQAGKYPAQLSGGQQQRVAIARALCMSPEVMLFDEPTSALDPEMVREVLETMVELAREGSTMICVTHEMNFARKVANKVVFMDQGSILEIAKPDDFFTNPQHERAKEFLAQILH
- a CDS encoding transporter substrate-binding domain-containing protein → MIKLLKTAMASVVATALLCTAGLAQTTDESLQKIIQRGKLIVGISLSTPPYGMTDANMKPAGFDVAMAKLISRDMGVELEIVDQVSQARIPNLTSGKVDILISSFGVTAERAKTVMYTNSIYVDEQMILAPAQSDMESLKDLVGKRVGVTRSTTNDTLITERAVEGTIIQRFEDDAATNQALFTGKVDAIVSGVAAAIAISKHTDKFDRKFAVRQSPMAIGVRHGEFNLRQWLNTDLLMLWNSGELQAAQKEWLGVVNEELPRF
- a CDS encoding amino acid ABC transporter permease, encoding MMFQDFTMAHVYYMLNGLLWTIGLALIALTGGSIAGSILALMAVSRNKLARRIAKLYIFVVQGTPLLVTLFIAYFGANYVGVDVPPLVAISIAFSFYAAAFLGEIWRGSINSVPMGQSEGSHALGLSRVDSMRFIIIPQAVKIATPPTVGFFVMLIKNTSLASVVSITELTRTSQIVSNATFKPLQVYLLAALFYFLVCFPLTIFSRRLEKRLHKS
- a CDS encoding amino acid ABC transporter permease; protein product: MNYLDFGGVFSRMDLLISGAILTMQISLVAMLFALVVATLVAVMQLSSFRVVRFIAVAYIEAIRNTPFIVQLFVIYFGLPAIGLSLEPLPSAVLAMTFYGGAYTSEIIRAGIQSIDRGQVEAGRSLGMSPLDIFRYIIIKPALAAVFPSMVSQFILLLLSSSVVSAISVPELTGIGNDIQGMTLRNMEVYLVIAAMYVGLVALLKGGLTLLERKVFPFKFLRG
- a CDS encoding tagatose 1,6-diphosphate aldolase — protein: MNITPGKYWRMRRLADDNGRFKMLAMDQTGPIVNPIKEIRKTDKAPFKDVAAVKSMLGRYLAPKASAVLVDPPLGYAPTIAQIPAHRGLLIGTEWATWETTETGRKSSSVPGWGPDVIRTIGGDGVKVNLWYRPDADEGVKLHQLNYLNGIKKACRENDIPFILEYLVYPFPSETQEEFLARRLELVRGSLADKDIMDPDGVDVFKLEPPTETTNVPDPDGPQAGAIQARFDDMAKDLGRPWVLLSAGSTPEDFVRLLTYAYRAGASGYLAGRAIWLQPFSNFPDIATMEKELSETAPALMDQLNAMTDDMATPWTEAAPWHGSVEMTPTGESFAPDYSKKLAAGF
- a CDS encoding PfkB family carbohydrate kinase produces the protein MEAHESAPLMELEKTGSTRIVTLGNAFLDTILYLPEIPDKPTKMRVMDVKMTGGGIAATAACAASKLGAEVSYWGRLGVDEVGDRIVERLSQCGVKTHGVARVKGGRSPMGTILVDQGGERTALGFIGRNLGDEADWLPLEDVSGLSGVLADYSWWQGAAALFEAANRQGIVSVLDADVGDMNAVHNLLDLPEHLVFSAACLRRLTDHSDLSDALRKADGMCRGVVSVTDGERGFFWCEDGQIHHVPAFKVDPIDTNGAGDIFHGAFTLGLSEKMTIEEAARFASAAAALKCACGSGWESIPDRQQVETLINGGNA